CAACAAATCCTTAATAGTAATTGAGTTAGGCTCTTTTAGGGTTGTGGCTATCTAGCCCCTAGGATGTATTAATGCATAAGTGATGGTGTATGAAGGTAACTTATGAATTGGTGCATTCTAGAGGCTGGATAACCATTCCCCCAGTTAGCTCCTTACTGAACTATGACATACCAAAATTGCTAAAAGAATCAACATTATCCCTAGCACCATCAAAAGAGGAAAAACTAACATCTTGAATTGCCAACAACTCCTTAATAGTCAGTTAGAGCTAACTAGTGGAAATGGCTATCCAGCCTCTAAAATGCACCAATTCATAAGTTACTTTCATACAACATCACTTATGCATTGGTACATCCTAGGAGCTGGATAGCCACTTCCCGGAGTGTTCTATCTAGCCACCTAAAACACACATGATACAAAAGAGATTTAATCTTTTTTCTCAAAACTATCTTTTGTATGATGTGCATTTTAGATGGCTAGATAGCCTCGACTCTGAGTTAGAACCTACCAACCAACCACGTtagaaccacacacactaagcaatatattaagcctagagaatgttagtcaactctgtgtgtttaacacttttaagcctagaaatgtATTCTTAATGTGActacatacattaagcaacatattaagcctaaaaaatgtcagtcaactctgactgtttaacacttttaagcctataaATGTAAGCTTATTGTGTATAATTTAAACCATTCCCTAACGACACACTATAGACCAAGGGGAAGTAGAAAACCCCTATCTGAAATAGCTAGGCAAATGCACGACCAGCCTTCACTACAGAAGTGTCGATTGGATTGTGCACCAAACACAATAATAGGAGACGAAAGTATGTCACTcacatgccaaccaatattttgtttTGGAAAGGATGCGCCCTTTCAAAATCCTATTTCATCTTGAAtcaattaaaaacatatatataatttcGAAGGTTCAGAATTTCATCTGCCCCATCATTAAGTGAATCATAAGGATCAAATGCATAGGACGACTATGGAGAAAGAGAAGGATACAAGCAGTCACAGAGATAAGAGACAGAGAGGCAAAGAAACACTCAAATCTCCACGTCTAGAGATGGAGGAGAGCTTTGGAAAAGCGTTGCAGGAGATTGCATCAACAGAAGCATTTGCCCAATTGTGGGAATCAGGTGCAATTGAAGAGGGAATGAGAAAAATACAAGACAGAATCAAGTGTGGGTCTTATGCTCTTTCTCCTCCTCAACTCAATGCAGATCTGCAAGAGCTCTGTAACAGTGTAAGAGAAAGTGGGGATAATCCTCCATGCTGATACCCTTTCTCAACACACACTCAATGAGAACGAAGAGAGCAGTGGCGATAGTGAAGAATATGTGGGTTGCATTTGCACAGTTGGTGAAAGAGAAGACGACCAACTTATACAGTGCAGTAATAAGAATTGTGGCTTCAAGTATTACCTTACAAGATGTATGAAACCTCCATTGGGTTCTGCTCCGTTGCCTGGTGTAACATGGTACTGCCCTTCATGTCTGTGTAGAGAATGTTTTCTGCTTGAGAATAATGCTCCAACTATTCTTTGTAGTGGTTGCAGTGACTGCTATCATACCCAATGTGTGCAACCTCCTCCAGAGGGAAACTGGTTTTGTGTTCCTTGTGTGGAATGGCAGAACAGATTGTTGAACTCCCCAGATGGTGCAATTAAGGAAGCTAATAGGAGAAGTGTACGTTCAAAAAGGAAAATACCATAGGTAGGTGGCATGTAAAAATGGCAAAACATAACAGATCTGTGAAATTTTCAAAGAGTTAAATTTTTATGTCCTTCATTTCTGTTAAACTGAAAAAAtctgataattttttttaatagtttactaaattttttttcaaataccATTTTGTATAGAGATTAGCCTGTGCCTAAATTGTACATAATGCCTGCATAGAAAGGAAGAAGTCATTTATATTAGTTTATGTGATTTCTATATTCTCATATATTCAGATTGAATGGCTATTTTATGCTACAAATTCCAAGTCATTAAACCATTTTCTTTTAAAACTATATCCTTAATGgtcataaaccaattttatttgttttttcctATTTTTAAGAAAAAAACGTTGCGCTGTATTTTCCATTTGTGAATAGATttaaagtattttttatttttttaaatttttttaattttgaaattacttTTTGTTTATGTAAGAGATTTGTTATTTTGGATTTTCATTGAGATATATATTACTTTAAAgaaatattattt
This genomic stretch from Cryptomeria japonica chromosome 8, Sugi_1.0, whole genome shotgun sequence harbors:
- the LOC131857728 gene encoding uncharacterized protein LOC131857728; translation: MEKEKDTSSHRDKRQRGKETLKSPRLEMEESFGKALQEIASTEAFAQLWESGAIEEGMRKIQDRIKCGSYALSPPQLNADLQELCNSVREIGEREDDQLIQCSNKNCGFKYYLTRCMKPPLGSAPLPGVTWYCPSCLCRECFLLENNAPTILCSGCSDCYHTQCVQPPPEGNWFCVPCVEWQNRLLNSPDGAIKEANRRSVRSKRKIP